From Echinicola soli, a single genomic window includes:
- a CDS encoding LysE family translocator has protein sequence MGFSLVEGIGMGLVLSLIIGPVFFALIQNSIEHGFRNSMFMAMGILLSDTVYVAISYFGVSYLTNNPAFKAGLGYVGGAIMISFGLASLFKKAVSRPNSGGLPHKTPPSRRRGFFKGLSLNGVNPFVLLFWISIAGMVHLKKRYAAGDIFGFYLGMLLTVFSTDLLKVYIAKRLSKFITPKLMMYMNKTVGVILVVFGVRLLWYALSKTW, from the coding sequence ATGGGATTTTCACTGGTAGAAGGAATCGGGATGGGGCTGGTGTTGAGTTTGATCATCGGTCCTGTTTTTTTTGCACTGATACAGAATAGCATCGAGCATGGTTTTAGGAACTCGATGTTTATGGCCATGGGGATTTTACTGAGCGATACGGTCTATGTGGCGATTTCCTATTTTGGCGTAAGCTATTTGACCAATAATCCAGCATTCAAGGCAGGGCTCGGGTATGTGGGCGGGGCGATCATGATAAGCTTTGGATTGGCCAGTCTTTTTAAAAAGGCGGTCTCCAGGCCAAATTCAGGGGGATTGCCCCATAAGACTCCTCCCAGTCGCAGAAGAGGTTTTTTTAAAGGATTAAGTTTGAACGGAGTGAATCCTTTTGTGCTGCTTTTTTGGATTTCCATCGCCGGGATGGTACACCTGAAAAAGCGTTATGCAGCAGGCGATATTTTTGGGTTTTATTTGGGCATGCTGCTGACGGTGTTTAGCACTGATTTGCTCAAAGTTTATATTGCCAAAAGACTGAGCAAATTCATCACACCCAAGCTAATGATGTATATGAACAAAACGGTAGGTGTGATACTGGTGGTTTTTGGCGTTCGATTGCTTTGGTATGCGCTGAGCAAGACATGGTAA
- a CDS encoding endonuclease MutS2, translating into MQYPDNLEAKINFDKIKEWIREECSSALGIAMVEKVGFSSDIVLLNKLLDQTEEFRQILISGELFPSSNYLNIYPYLEKAKIEGTFLYEDDFHEIKLSLITLKECVDFFSKNEEEYPQLFQLIGMVALDNTLLRAIERVLNDKGKIKDNATKELGLIRGQIIYEENRLRKVLDRIFREAKAKGLTPDDASITIRGGRMVMPVLAENKRKIKGFVHDESATGQTVFLEPAEVLDINNELKELEYMERREVQKILMQLTDTLRPFIPELRSAYKFLGMVDFIRAKARLALKMDASKPTLQKEKIIEWYNARHPVLEHALKQQSRPIVPLNIHLDHNSRLLVISGPNAGGKSVTLKTVSLVQYMLQCGLLVPMDPHSKCTVFHHLFIDIGDEQNIENDLSTYSSHLMSMKYFTQFADKKTIFFIDEFGTGTEPQFGGAIAESILLALNKSGAYGIVTTHYGNLKQIAAKNQGMTNGAMRFDIDKLEPLYQLDIGKPGSSFALEIATKIGIQKDIISYAKAQIGDERVRYDKLLNKLESEKNKYEQLVLESQRKERLLTQRLKEYNELKETVDNNKKQLIQQAKLEAKAILDGANQKIEETIRSIKENKAEKEATKKLRKDLEQHKATIKPDKSIKAKATEEIKVVGGAIEVGDYVRLKDNGAIAEVLAIRNKDVEISIGDLKSNVKLSRLEKVSRTAMKKEKKTIAARSTFDTTSKMRDFSPNLDLRGKRGEEVLPIVQNFVDEGHMLGVKDLRIVHGKGDGILREITRNLLRSMPAVGKYEDEHADRGGAGVTLVTLK; encoded by the coding sequence ATGCAATATCCGGATAATCTTGAAGCCAAGATTAATTTCGATAAAATAAAAGAGTGGATAAGGGAAGAGTGTAGCAGTGCGCTGGGGATAGCCATGGTGGAGAAAGTGGGCTTTTCCAGTGATATTGTTCTGCTAAACAAGCTGTTGGACCAAACGGAAGAATTTCGCCAGATATTGATCTCTGGGGAGCTTTTCCCTTCATCCAATTATTTGAATATATATCCCTATCTGGAAAAGGCAAAAATCGAGGGTACGTTTTTGTATGAGGATGATTTTCACGAGATCAAGCTTTCCCTGATTACCCTCAAAGAGTGCGTCGATTTTTTTAGCAAAAATGAAGAAGAGTACCCCCAATTGTTTCAGTTGATCGGAATGGTGGCGCTCGATAACACCCTGCTTCGGGCAATCGAGCGAGTGCTGAACGATAAGGGCAAAATAAAGGATAATGCCACTAAGGAACTCGGCCTGATCCGTGGACAGATCATTTATGAAGAAAATCGCTTAAGAAAAGTCTTGGATAGGATTTTTAGGGAAGCTAAAGCAAAAGGATTGACACCTGATGATGCTTCCATTACCATTCGTGGAGGACGTATGGTGATGCCTGTTTTGGCTGAGAACAAACGGAAAATCAAAGGCTTTGTCCATGATGAATCGGCTACTGGCCAGACGGTTTTTCTGGAGCCCGCAGAGGTGTTGGACATAAATAATGAGCTTAAAGAACTGGAGTACATGGAGCGCCGTGAGGTGCAGAAGATCCTGATGCAGCTCACGGATACCTTGAGACCATTTATCCCTGAACTAAGGAGTGCTTATAAATTTTTGGGCATGGTGGATTTTATCCGGGCCAAAGCACGATTGGCACTCAAGATGGATGCCAGCAAACCGACTCTTCAGAAAGAGAAAATCATCGAATGGTACAATGCCCGTCATCCGGTTCTGGAACATGCGTTGAAGCAGCAGAGCAGGCCAATTGTTCCCCTGAATATTCACTTGGATCATAACAGTCGCTTGCTGGTGATTTCAGGGCCCAATGCGGGAGGTAAATCCGTTACCTTAAAAACGGTGTCATTGGTGCAGTACATGCTCCAGTGTGGTCTGTTGGTGCCGATGGATCCGCATTCAAAGTGTACCGTTTTCCATCATTTATTTATAGATATTGGGGATGAGCAGAATATTGAAAATGACCTGAGTACGTACAGCTCCCACTTGATGAGCATGAAGTATTTTACGCAGTTTGCTGATAAGAAAACCATTTTTTTTATTGATGAATTTGGTACAGGTACAGAGCCGCAGTTTGGCGGAGCGATAGCGGAATCCATTTTATTGGCCCTGAATAAATCGGGTGCTTACGGGATCGTGACGACGCACTATGGTAACCTGAAACAAATCGCAGCGAAAAACCAAGGGATGACCAATGGTGCCATGCGCTTTGATATCGATAAATTAGAACCGCTCTACCAGTTGGATATTGGGAAGCCGGGGAGTTCTTTTGCACTGGAAATAGCCACTAAGATTGGGATTCAGAAAGATATCATCAGCTATGCCAAGGCACAGATCGGTGATGAACGGGTTCGATATGATAAATTGCTCAACAAGCTTGAATCTGAGAAAAATAAATACGAGCAATTGGTACTGGAATCACAGCGTAAGGAAAGGCTCCTGACGCAGCGGCTCAAGGAATACAATGAGCTAAAGGAAACCGTCGATAACAATAAAAAGCAGCTGATCCAGCAAGCAAAGCTAGAGGCAAAAGCGATCCTGGACGGTGCCAATCAAAAGATAGAGGAAACCATTCGCTCCATCAAGGAAAACAAAGCTGAAAAAGAGGCTACTAAAAAGCTGCGTAAAGACCTAGAACAGCATAAGGCGACCATCAAGCCAGATAAGTCCATCAAGGCAAAAGCGACGGAGGAAATAAAAGTGGTGGGCGGAGCCATAGAGGTAGGAGATTATGTGCGGTTAAAGGATAACGGGGCCATAGCTGAAGTCTTGGCTATCCGAAATAAGGATGTGGAAATCAGCATTGGTGATCTGAAATCCAATGTCAAGCTCAGCAGACTGGAAAAAGTATCCAGGACGGCCATGAAGAAGGAGAAGAAGACGATCGCAGCAAGGTCTACTTTTGATACTACTTCTAAGATGCGTGACTTTTCCCCAAATTTGGACCTAAGGGGCAAAAGGGGAGAGGAAGTTTTGCCAATTGTTCAGAATTTTGTGGATGAAGGCCATATGCTTGGCGTAAAAGATTTACGGATTGTTCACGGCAAAGGCGATGGAATCCTGAGGGAGATTACCCGAAACTTACTTCGATCCATGCCTGCTGTGGGCAAATATGAAGACGAACATGCTGATCGAGGTGGCGCAGGGGTTACATTGGTTACCTTGAAATAA
- a CDS encoding D-alanyl-D-alanine carboxypeptidase/D-alanyl-D-alanine-endopeptidase, with protein sequence MKDARNFILICCLCLPFQLWAQATKPAVKALENQLGENSFFSKHLTGFMLYDLDEQQTVYEKNSELYFAPASTTKLFTFYAALVTLGDSTKRLRYLPKGKDVIIWGTGDPSWKYKPVPDIDMKGFFANYDDIYFSDSNWEDTPYGYGWQWDDFYYSYAAERSPLPIYGNLATVKSLQRSPSLAPPLFANALAITTKAIKDVERDFRSNRFYYNPNTYVYRGRDTKVPFATSTETFAQLASQELDKEVIPTKDKLPENHFVLKGIPLNCLYQEMLHESDNFLAEHLLLMVADELMLKLNAEEAIDFVTKNYLSDLQDEPIWLDGSGLSRYNLFTPRSMVSIAEKIYQIVPDTTLFRLLPQGGRTGTLKNAYRAPTPYIFAKTGTISNNHSLAGYIKTKKGKLYAFAFMNNNYPYKARQVINEMEKVLLFVRDNF encoded by the coding sequence ATGAAAGACGCTAGAAACTTCATCCTTATTTGCTGTTTATGCTTGCCTTTTCAACTTTGGGCGCAAGCAACCAAACCAGCCGTCAAAGCACTAGAAAACCAACTGGGAGAAAATTCTTTTTTTTCAAAGCACCTTACGGGCTTTATGCTCTATGACCTGGACGAGCAGCAAACCGTTTATGAAAAAAATAGCGAGCTGTACTTTGCACCAGCCTCCACTACCAAATTGTTTACTTTTTATGCAGCGTTGGTCACACTTGGGGATAGTACCAAGCGCCTTCGCTATCTGCCCAAAGGGAAGGACGTCATCATTTGGGGCACCGGGGATCCTTCTTGGAAGTACAAGCCCGTTCCTGACATTGATATGAAGGGATTCTTTGCCAACTATGATGACATTTATTTTTCTGACAGCAACTGGGAAGATACACCGTATGGGTATGGCTGGCAGTGGGATGATTTTTATTATTCCTATGCTGCCGAACGATCCCCTCTTCCCATTTATGGGAACTTGGCCACAGTAAAGAGCCTTCAGCGATCTCCCAGCTTGGCACCACCGCTTTTTGCCAATGCACTGGCCATCACTACCAAAGCTATCAAAGACGTGGAGCGTGATTTTCGCAGTAACCGATTTTATTATAATCCCAACACTTATGTGTACCGCGGAAGGGACACCAAGGTACCTTTTGCCACCTCCACGGAGACCTTTGCGCAGCTGGCCAGTCAAGAGCTGGATAAAGAGGTCATCCCCACCAAAGACAAACTGCCCGAAAACCACTTTGTCCTAAAAGGCATTCCCTTGAACTGTCTCTACCAGGAAATGCTTCACGAAAGTGACAACTTTCTGGCCGAACATCTCTTACTGATGGTCGCCGATGAATTGATGCTTAAGCTCAATGCGGAGGAAGCCATTGACTTTGTGACTAAAAACTACCTTTCCGACCTACAGGATGAGCCCATTTGGCTGGACGGATCGGGACTGTCCCGGTACAATTTATTCACTCCGAGATCCATGGTTTCCATTGCTGAAAAGATTTACCAGATCGTGCCAGACACCACCTTATTCAGGCTTTTGCCGCAAGGGGGCAGGACAGGCACACTTAAGAACGCCTACCGCGCCCCTACTCCTTATATCTTTGCCAAAACAGGCACGATCAGCAATAATCATTCACTGGCCGGCTATATCAAAACCAAAAAAGGCAAGCTCTACGCCTTTGCCTTTATGAACAATAATTATCCCTACAAAGCCCGCCAAGTCATCAATGAGATGGAAAAGGTGTTATTGTTTGTCCGGGATAATTTTTAA
- a CDS encoding nuclear transport factor 2 family protein — MKKWLILVVAFWGSTLGCFAQSQNSIKLVNAVQEFTQLMIHPDEAQLKKITHKKLSYGHSSGRQEDQNTFISSLMTGKSDFVTINLNEQSYDVVDDIGIARHILVAETNDNGVPGNVKIGVLMIWRDTGESWKLLARQAYKVPQ, encoded by the coding sequence ATGAAAAAATGGTTAATACTGGTCGTCGCCTTTTGGGGCTCCACACTTGGCTGCTTTGCCCAGTCTCAAAATAGCATCAAACTGGTAAATGCAGTGCAAGAATTTACCCAGCTGATGATCCATCCGGATGAGGCCCAGCTAAAGAAAATCACGCATAAAAAACTATCATACGGGCATTCCAGTGGTCGTCAAGAGGACCAAAACACCTTCATTTCCTCATTGATGACCGGGAAATCAGACTTTGTAACCATTAATCTAAATGAGCAATCTTATGATGTCGTCGATGATATTGGCATCGCCAGACATATATTGGTCGCCGAAACCAACGACAATGGGGTGCCGGGAAATGTCAAAATTGGTGTACTTATGATCTGGCGTGACACTGGTGAATCATGGAAACTACTGGCCAGACAGGCCTATAAAGTCCCGCAGTAG
- a CDS encoding YggS family pyridoxal phosphate-dependent enzyme has product MRIKENLSELKKQFKRQDCLLVAVSKTKPVEDIQEAYDAGMRHFGENKAQELVDKQPQLPNDIRWHMIGHLQRNKVKYIAPFIHLIHGVDSFKLLKEINKQAQKANRVIACLLQVHIAKEESKFGFSEEEILEMIKLPEFAALKNVRIIGLMGMATNTDKEEMVRAEFSGLKKLMDHLNTLDLPNGMALKELSMGMSGDYQIAQEEGSTMVRIGSAIFGKRKYM; this is encoded by the coding sequence ATGCGCATAAAAGAGAACCTATCCGAGTTAAAAAAACAATTTAAAAGGCAAGATTGTTTGTTGGTTGCGGTCAGCAAGACCAAGCCAGTGGAGGATATCCAAGAGGCCTATGATGCAGGGATGAGGCATTTTGGGGAAAACAAGGCCCAAGAGCTTGTCGATAAGCAACCTCAGCTGCCCAACGATATCCGCTGGCACATGATCGGTCACCTACAGCGCAACAAGGTCAAATACATCGCTCCCTTTATCCATCTTATCCATGGCGTGGATTCTTTTAAGCTCCTTAAAGAAATCAATAAGCAAGCCCAAAAGGCCAACCGTGTCATCGCGTGCCTTTTGCAGGTGCATATTGCGAAGGAGGAAAGCAAATTTGGCTTTAGTGAAGAGGAAATCCTAGAGATGATCAAACTGCCTGAATTTGCTGCTTTGAAAAATGTCCGTATCATCGGATTGATGGGCATGGCTACCAACACCGACAAGGAAGAAATGGTCAGAGCGGAATTTTCCGGGCTCAAAAAGCTAATGGATCACTTAAACACCTTGGATCTTCCAAACGGCATGGCCCTCAAGGAGCTTTCCATGGGCATGAGCGGTGACTATCAAATTGCCCAGGAAGAAGGCAGCACCATGGTCCGGATCGGTAGTGCCATTTTTGGCAAAAGAAAGTATATGTAG
- a CDS encoding vWA domain-containing protein, whose protein sequence is MNANSIIEWFSWSWFLPETFRSYEWENPWVMHLLWIVPLILLIRKFTKFIKNPSLELSLPGRVSSSNPWTYLRLVPTLFFMLALAMVIIALARPQRSNEKVEQSTEGIDIMLVMDISESMDLQDFEPNRLEAAKSTAIDFINGRFGDRIGMVIFAGEAFSLAPLTTDYELLTDLIDDISFDMMDAKGTAIGSAVATATNRMRESDSKSKVMVLLSDGDNNAGNVDPVFAAELAEAMDIKIYTIAVGKDGMVPYGTDFFGRPQMVESYLNETTLRDLARIGKGQFFRASDDKALENIFEQIDQLEKAEILESRYKETQDYYRPYLFLGIFFFFIWLGLKSTFVNNFLLD, encoded by the coding sequence ATGAACGCAAATAGTATTATTGAATGGTTTTCATGGAGTTGGTTTTTACCGGAAACCTTCCGCTCATACGAATGGGAAAACCCATGGGTAATGCACCTGTTGTGGATTGTACCGTTGATTTTGCTGATCAGAAAGTTTACCAAATTCATTAAAAACCCTTCCCTGGAGCTCTCACTGCCGGGAAGGGTATCCAGCAGCAATCCATGGACTTATTTACGGTTGGTGCCCACCCTGTTCTTTATGCTGGCCCTCGCCATGGTGATCATCGCCCTGGCGCGTCCCCAGCGTTCCAATGAAAAAGTAGAGCAATCTACAGAAGGCATCGACATCATGCTGGTGATGGATATTTCCGAATCCATGGACCTACAAGACTTCGAACCCAACAGGCTAGAAGCCGCCAAATCCACCGCCATCGACTTTATAAACGGTCGCTTTGGCGACAGAATAGGCATGGTGATCTTTGCCGGAGAGGCATTTTCACTGGCACCACTGACCACTGATTATGAATTGCTCACTGACCTTATTGATGATATTTCCTTTGATATGATGGATGCCAAAGGCACGGCAATTGGCAGCGCTGTGGCCACGGCTACTAACCGCATGCGGGAATCAGACTCCAAATCCAAGGTAATGGTCCTCCTCAGCGATGGGGATAATAATGCCGGAAATGTGGATCCAGTGTTTGCAGCAGAATTGGCTGAAGCGATGGACATCAAAATCTACACCATCGCTGTTGGCAAAGACGGCATGGTTCCTTATGGCACGGATTTCTTCGGAAGGCCACAAATGGTCGAATCTTATCTGAATGAGACCACCTTAAGAGACCTGGCCCGAATCGGGAAAGGCCAGTTTTTCAGGGCTTCTGACGACAAGGCCCTCGAGAATATATTCGAGCAGATTGACCAACTGGAAAAAGCCGAAATCCTCGAATCCCGCTACAAGGAAACCCAGGATTATTACAGGCCTTATTTGTTTTTAGGCATATTCTTTTTCTTCATCTGGCTAGGACTGAAAAGTACCTTTGTCAATAATTTCCTATTGGATTAG
- a CDS encoding DUF58 domain-containing protein encodes MNQLLKKLRKYEIMIRKVANNHLQGDYQSIFKGAGLEFDDLRPYQYGDDVRTIEWKVSAKGHGAFVKTFREDKDQSVYFLLDISGSQDIGDERRKKIDLGKEIAGVLTLAAIHEGSQVGLISFSDQKEKIILPGKGPRQGVKVIRGIFNHENKSLKTDLNEMFSFALNLIKKRSIIIIISDFIDENYQRSLKAMGEKHDVVAIQVTDPRESALPALGIIPVFDKEEGKTTWVNTAFGSFSRKIAETFSEERNTLKELCKKNQINYLPIDTREDIVLPLIELFRYRNKSMKRG; translated from the coding sequence ATGAATCAACTACTGAAAAAACTCAGGAAATACGAAATAATGATCCGGAAAGTGGCCAACAACCACCTTCAAGGGGATTATCAATCCATCTTTAAAGGTGCTGGCCTGGAATTTGATGACCTGAGGCCATATCAGTATGGTGATGATGTCCGCACGATCGAGTGGAAAGTATCCGCCAAAGGCCATGGGGCTTTCGTAAAAACTTTCCGAGAAGATAAGGACCAGTCAGTTTATTTCCTTCTGGATATTTCCGGATCCCAGGACATTGGTGATGAGCGTCGAAAGAAAATCGATTTGGGAAAAGAAATCGCCGGAGTACTTACCCTAGCTGCCATTCACGAGGGCAGTCAAGTAGGGCTCATTTCCTTTTCTGACCAAAAAGAAAAGATAATCCTTCCCGGCAAAGGCCCCCGGCAAGGGGTAAAAGTGATCAGAGGAATCTTTAACCATGAAAACAAATCACTGAAAACAGATCTCAATGAAATGTTTTCCTTTGCACTCAACCTTATCAAAAAGCGGAGCATTATCATCATCATCTCGGATTTTATCGATGAAAATTACCAGCGGTCACTAAAAGCCATGGGCGAAAAGCACGATGTTGTGGCCATTCAGGTGACCGATCCCCGTGAGTCGGCATTGCCTGCCCTGGGCATCATCCCGGTGTTTGACAAGGAAGAGGGCAAGACCACCTGGGTAAACACTGCATTTGGCAGCTTTTCACGTAAAATTGCCGAAACATTCTCTGAAGAAAGAAACACATTAAAAGAACTATGCAAGAAAAACCAAATCAATTATCTTCCAATAGACACCCGTGAGGACATCGTCCTTCCTCTAATAGAATTGTTTAGGTATAGAAATAAATCCATGAAACGTGGGTAA
- a CDS encoding ABC transporter ATP-binding protein: MLEIRLTNAAKRFQYDWIFRNLDLHVKPTDKIAITGSNGSGKSTFLKCLAGINPFTEGGILYTLGQQHIADSEVYRYLSISAPYMELPEEFSLLELLRFHFNFKTPYQGMRPEEMIKVMYLEDAVNKQISYFSSGMKQRLKLGLCFFANASLLLLDEPTSNLDRRGSEWYRELVNSYGKDRTIFVASNDPAEYGFCSKNLSIEDYKLKK; the protein is encoded by the coding sequence ATGCTCGAAATAAGGTTAACCAATGCAGCAAAACGATTCCAGTATGACTGGATTTTTAGAAACCTTGACCTGCATGTAAAACCAACTGATAAAATCGCCATCACTGGCAGCAATGGTTCCGGCAAGTCCACTTTTCTGAAATGCCTTGCCGGAATCAATCCTTTTACCGAGGGAGGGATACTGTACACCCTCGGACAACAGCATATCGCTGATAGTGAAGTTTACCGGTACTTATCCATTTCCGCCCCCTACATGGAACTTCCGGAAGAGTTTTCACTACTTGAACTCCTGAGGTTCCATTTCAATTTCAAAACACCATACCAAGGTATGCGCCCAGAAGAAATGATCAAGGTCATGTACCTGGAGGATGCGGTCAATAAACAAATCTCCTATTTCTCTTCAGGCATGAAACAACGTCTAAAATTAGGCCTTTGTTTCTTTGCCAATGCTTCTTTGTTACTTTTGGATGAGCCTACCTCAAACCTCGATCGCAGGGGAAGTGAGTGGTACCGGGAACTGGTAAATTCATATGGAAAGGACCGCACCATTTTTGTCGCATCCAATGATCCTGCGGAATATGGATTCTGTTCCAAGAATCTCTCCATAGAAGATTATAAGCTAAAAAAGTAA
- a CDS encoding DUF4296 domain-containing protein has translation MKKAIFFFVFVVGVISCDDDKAPKYLLSEDEMVGIMVDIHMAEGMASSLPVSYDSSKKLYPLFESRVFEKHQVVDTTYTKSLEYYLRDTEKMKELYSRVIDSLNVKEKIGQEDDK, from the coding sequence GTGAAAAAGGCAATATTCTTCTTCGTTTTCGTGGTTGGGGTCATTTCATGTGATGATGACAAGGCTCCCAAATACCTGCTGTCTGAGGATGAGATGGTGGGAATAATGGTCGATATCCACATGGCTGAAGGCATGGCCAGTTCATTGCCTGTTTCCTATGACTCCTCCAAAAAATTGTACCCGCTTTTTGAAAGCCGTGTTTTCGAAAAACATCAAGTGGTCGACACAACTTACACAAAGAGCCTGGAGTATTATCTGAGGGATACCGAAAAGATGAAGGAACTGTACAGCCGCGTGATTGATTCATTGAATGTGAAGGAGAAAATCGGACAGGAAGATGACAAATGA
- a CDS encoding DUF423 domain-containing protein gives MNYTSTIKLAAILGALTVAIGAFGAHGLAATLEQFGRTATFETAVKYQFYHALAIFMVGLLQAKLPHAKILDTAIYAFLAGIIIFSGSLYILSTTGVTWLGAITPIGGVAFIAGWIMVFLGAKPLAKS, from the coding sequence ATGAACTATACCAGTACTATTAAACTTGCCGCAATCCTAGGTGCATTAACGGTGGCCATAGGGGCTTTTGGCGCCCACGGCCTCGCGGCCACCTTGGAGCAATTTGGCCGGACAGCGACCTTTGAGACAGCCGTAAAGTATCAGTTTTACCACGCCTTGGCCATTTTCATGGTAGGGCTATTGCAGGCAAAACTCCCTCATGCCAAAATCCTGGATACTGCCATCTATGCGTTTTTGGCAGGAATCATTATTTTCTCCGGTTCGCTTTACATACTGTCCACCACTGGTGTGACCTGGTTGGGAGCCATTACCCCCATCGGAGGAGTGGCTTTTATTGCCGGATGGATCATGGTATTTTTGGGAGCAAAGCCGCTTGCTAAAAGTTGA
- a CDS encoding GH3 family domain-containing protein, which produces MAILGTLLKRGIRLRESLEQEYSSPLELQKQELKKLLITASKTQMAEKYGFKTILSQFPNAGDDFYRAFSERVPIYDYDKIYEEWWYKLQDGEKNVTWPKSIKYFALSSGTSGSASKYIPITREMVKAIRRTGVRQILTLSKYDLPSKLFNKGILMLGGSTDLEFNGTYFAGDLSGITAGNLPIWFQRFYKPGQEIARNKNWGEKLEKIVENAPKWDIGIIVGVPAWLQILIEKIIDRYQVDTIHDIWPNLTIFVHGGVSFEPYKKGFEKLLAKPLIYLETYLASEGFLAFQALPDRSSMRLVLNNGIFYEFVPFNGLYFDENSDLRNGVMPLKIDEVEEGVDYAILISTCAGAWRYMIGDVIRFVSLEESEIVITGRTKHFLSLCGEHLSVDNMNKAVKMAEDELNINIREFTVLGVPHGTLFAHHWYIGTDDQVNQDELCRVIDHNLKVLNDDYVTERKHALKEVRLDVLPVSVFYDWMREQGKEGGQHKFPRVLKGPRMEAWLEFLEKR; this is translated from the coding sequence ATGGCTATACTAGGCACATTGCTAAAAAGGGGGATCAGGCTACGGGAATCCCTTGAGCAGGAATACAGCTCACCCCTGGAGCTGCAAAAGCAGGAATTGAAGAAGCTGCTCATCACGGCCAGCAAAACCCAAATGGCTGAAAAATATGGTTTCAAGACCATACTTTCACAGTTTCCAAACGCAGGGGATGATTTTTATAGGGCATTTTCAGAGAGGGTTCCCATTTATGATTACGACAAGATATATGAAGAATGGTGGTACAAGCTTCAAGATGGAGAAAAAAACGTAACCTGGCCCAAATCCATCAAGTATTTTGCACTGAGTTCAGGGACATCGGGAAGTGCCTCCAAGTACATTCCCATAACCAGGGAGATGGTCAAGGCCATCAGGAGAACAGGCGTGAGGCAAATCCTGACCCTTTCGAAGTACGATTTGCCCTCCAAGTTGTTTAACAAAGGCATCCTGATGCTTGGCGGAAGTACCGATCTGGAATTTAACGGAACCTATTTTGCGGGTGATCTCAGTGGAATTACGGCCGGAAACCTGCCCATTTGGTTTCAGCGTTTTTATAAGCCAGGCCAAGAGATCGCACGCAACAAAAACTGGGGAGAAAAACTGGAGAAGATTGTGGAAAATGCTCCGAAATGGGATATTGGGATCATCGTAGGCGTTCCTGCCTGGCTACAGATTTTGATTGAGAAGATCATTGATAGGTACCAGGTGGATACCATACATGATATTTGGCCAAACCTGACGATTTTTGTTCACGGAGGAGTGTCTTTTGAGCCATATAAAAAAGGTTTCGAAAAACTGTTAGCCAAGCCATTGATTTACCTGGAGACTTACTTAGCAAGTGAGGGATTTTTGGCCTTTCAGGCATTGCCGGATCGTAGCTCCATGCGACTGGTGCTGAACAATGGAATCTTTTATGAGTTTGTTCCTTTTAATGGGCTTTATTTTGATGAAAACAGTGACTTGAGAAACGGAGTAATGCCCCTAAAAATCGATGAGGTAGAAGAAGGGGTGGATTATGCCATTTTGATATCTACTTGTGCCGGTGCTTGGCGGTATATGATAGGTGATGTGATCAGATTTGTCTCGTTAGAAGAAAGTGAAATAGTCATTACAGGGAGGACGAAGCACTTTTTGAGCCTCTGCGGGGAGCATTTGTCCGTGGATAATATGAACAAGGCCGTAAAAATGGCCGAGGACGAGCTGAATATCAATATCCGGGAATTTACCGTGTTGGGAGTGCCGCACGGAACCTTGTTTGCGCATCATTGGTATATTGGCACAGATGATCAGGTGAACCAAGATGAGCTTTGCAGGGTCATTGACCATAATCTGAAAGTACTTAACGATGATTATGTGACTGAGCGAAAGCACGCACTGAAGGAAGTTCGGCTGGATGTCCTTCCCGTTTCGGTATTTTATGACTGGATGCGGGAACAAGGCAAAGAGGGGGGACAACACAAGTTCCCAAGGGTGCTAAAAGGGCCACGAATGGAAGCTTGGCTGGAATTTTTGGAGAAACGGTAG